GCATTTCCACGTATGTCATCTTTCTTGTTTGTGCATGGTTTGTTGGTTCTTTGTTATGTGTTTCTTATTAAACGAGATTGGATATTACAGACTTATTTATTTACTTGCTGTATGGCGCAGTGTTTCGAAATTTCGGTCACGTTAAGGTTTGGATGAACAGAATCCATTCTCCTGCAATTCAGATTGCAGCTCCTTCAACCTCCAGTTTTAGACTCTATTTTCGAACAATTCTTCAAATACCCAATTCTATCCACATTTCAGGTTTGGTTTCTCTCGAAATATCGTTGCCTGTATATTGTGAAACATGTAATTGCTCCATATTACAATGCTACGACtaattgttttatttgaaatgATTGGGAGTACAAATTATATTGAAACGATTATTTTTCATGTACCACTGTCATTTCCATAACAGTGAATTATCTATATTAACCAGGCCTGTGCTCAAATCTAAATCTATGTATAGCGTGTCTTTGCATCTTTGCACAATTTGTAGTTTAAGACGGTTTAGAATAGGTATTATGTATTCTACATCGACTGATAAAACGCACTTTTAATTATAATTACCTGATTTATTTGTAGTGAGAAATGCATTAGTTTATATTGATGGAGTACAAAAAGGCAAACGGAACTGGAGAACCAAGCAAATTTTTTACTGAGCTTGTATTGAAtagttttatataaatatttcaTCCAAATAGGCTAAAGAGCTTGTATGTTTTCAAAATATCTCATATAAACAGAATGAGGTGCCTTTTCTATCTTTTAGAGTAAAGAGCATCTTGTCTTTCAGGATTAAGATGCTAAGGGTGCGTGTATATATAAGTTAGTATCTTATACTCATTCTGTGTTTGTATTTATTTCATCATTTTGACATATTGTTGCATCAAGTAATAATTCAGACTTGTTCTTTTGGGTTTTTTTTGCCCCTATATCATCCTATGATTTAAACTAGTTTGAAACACTGTTTATCTTTGTGTTTTACCTAATTCCAGTCTAATTTCAATCCATAATCCAGaatatttttcttcccttctttCAACCACATTGTTTCATGGTTGCATTCTCTTAGGTAAAATTAGTAAGTGGAGCATCGTTGGTGGTTCAGTTGTAGTTGGACTGATCAGCATTTTTCCACGCATTTCATATTCTATGGAAGGTAGGCCTAAAGATTTATTTGTTCGGTTTGCATTCACATTACGTATATATACTAACAATTTGCCTAATTGTATTCCTTGTACTACGTATAATGTGAACAAGAAATGCCTAGTTACTCTAAAATTTTATAGTGCAGGGTTTCAGTTTTTGCTGGATAATCATACTAGCTTTTCTGGTAATTTCAAGTTCAAGGAAGATAAACTCTCTTTCCTGGCATTTGCAAAAAAGTTTATGCTGGCCCTCTTTGCTATTGCAACTGTGTTGACAAATATGGAGCACCCTGTCAAGCTTGCCGCTAAACTCATTGTTGCTCTTCTTAGCTCAAAACCTAGCCCTTCTTCAGTATACTTTGTCATTGAACAGGTGAGGAAGCAACACTACACTTGTTTCCAACGTTTGACAGTTGCACTTTCCATATTAAACAACTTAAAATTTATTAGTATTGCCGCATGCACTTGCATATGAAAGTTTGAAACTAACTGACATCATTATCATCAGTCTTACGTGTACTCTTTTAATCATAGGTTTAGACTAATAGCATCACAAGAAATAATATAATACTCATAACATATCAAATCAGTGCAGACTCAGGGAAATGAAAAACGATAGAAATAcaattaaaatttttaatgttGCAACTCTGCAACCCCAGTTGTACTACTTAACATTGTCAATTCTGTTCCTTTTCAAAATTTAGCAGCTTTAAAAGATTCGGAATTTTTTGACATAAATTTCTCAATTCCCTATAGAAGTAGACTCAGTATTAATGTCTGATTAGTAACCCTTAGTATTGGGTGAAGATGCCTATTAAGAACATCTGCATGTAAATTTTGGGAACTGGAATGTTGAACGGATGTTTCATCTGGAGATAATGGGGGTAAGTATATATGTACATCAGTATCCGGGGTACTTAAACACTCTTGGGGCTTATCTCTCAATCTGTGGTACAAATTTTAGTTTTATCGTTTAACCAATTATTATCTACATGTTTCAGTGTCGACATCAATATATGCGGGAAAATCCCCTTTGGTACAAGATCAAGGTTAGTGTTTATGAACGTGCTAATACTTATATACATTCTTCCTAATTGTTGATCCAAAATTAAATGTTTCAAATTATTAATGTTTAAGCTACCCTAAACGTTGGTATGTTTGATATCACATAATCACATGTTGAACAGTTGCTTGTTGAGCTAACTCCCCCCCCCCCCAACAAACACACAAATTTTGTTGATCCATCTTTAAAGAGAACTAAACTATTTAATTCTTTACAAATGTACTTGCTTATATAATGCTTGCTAATGCAATTTACGTTATATTTTAATCTGCAGCCATTATATGCGAAGCAAGTTAAAGTTCAAGACTATAAGTTACTGTTTGTGGCTAGAGTTGAACTGCATGACCAGAAATTCACTTTAATTGGAATTCTGGGTAATTGGTGGGTTATTCAAATGGCGCCATgtttggagacattatctgtaccCAGGAACAAAGATTAAAACAATCTACAAAAATTGAGTTTACCTGTACATATATACATGCTAATTGATAGTCA
This sequence is a window from Apium graveolens cultivar Ventura chromosome 9, ASM990537v1, whole genome shotgun sequence. Protein-coding genes within it:
- the LOC141684537 gene encoding uncharacterized protein LOC141684537, with the protein product MEGFQFLLDNHTSFSGNFKFKEDKLSFLAFAKKFMLALFAIATVLTNMEHPVKLAAKLIVALLSSKPSPSSVYFVIEQCRHQYMRENPLWYKIKPLYAKQVKVQDYKLLFVARVELHDQKFTLIGILGNWWVIQMAPCLETLSVPRNKD